The Gammaproteobacteria bacterium region AGGGCCAGGCGCCCCATGCGCCCGAAGCCGTTGATGCCGATACGTGTCTTGCCCCCGTTCGCGCTGCCCATGTTCCACCTTGTGCTGGTTGTTCGATGACTGGAATCGAAGCCTGACACAGTCGGCAGAAAGGGTCAGCCCCGTTGTCTGACAGGCATGAAAAAGCCCCGCTCTCTCAAGCGGGGCTTGTTCGGGAGCAGGAAGTATCAGCTATCGGGCTGGCTCACGAACAGCAGGACCAGGGCTGACACCCCGCCATAGATGAACGCGCCTTCGAACGACCCTGCGCCGACCGGCGACTGCCACATCTGGAACAGCGCGCCACCGATCACGACGAAGCCGCCGAACCAGACGATCATCGCCATGGCCGGCCCGGCAACCGCGAAGGTCTTGGCGCCGTTGAATTCCAGGGCACCCGCCTTGCGCACTTTCCAGAGATCCCAGGCGCCCTTGAACGACAAGGCGCCGACCAGGAATTCACCGGTGATGATGAAGATCAGCGCTAGCGTTACCAGCGCGGGCGAAGTGATCGATGGAAAGATCTGGTTGCTGTAGACGGCGTTCTCCTGGTGACTGAGCACATAGCCCACCGCACCCACGGCGGCATCCCAGTTGGCCGTGTTGCCCGCGACATACAAAAAGCCCTGCAGGCCGACGAAAACGACGAGAACGATCTTCATGTATCGAATCAGCATGTAATCCCCCAAAGGTGTTGCGTTGCATTAAACACACCTGTTCAGCCTAGTCGAGATGCCGGGACCGGGGGTGGATTTTGATTCGCGGTCGGACTGTCAATTTCCGGAAGATGTTCTACGCTTGTTGTTACCTACTCATTCAATGGAGGTACCCATGACCAAGGAACAACGCGCGGAATACGGCATTGTCCTGTTGCGCATCAGCTTCGGCGTGATGCTGATCGCGCACGGCCTGATCCTCAAGTACTTCACCTATGGCCTCGACGGCACGGTGGGCTTCTTCCAGTCGATCGGCTATCCCGGCTGGCTGGCCTACGTCGTCTTCCTGATGGAAACCGTCGGCGGCTTCATGATCCTGCTCGGCGTGTTTACCCGCTGGGCCTCGCTCGCCATGGTGCCGATCATGATCGGCGCAACGATGGTGCACATCGGCAACGGCTGGGTGTTCTCGGCCGAAGGCGGTGGCTGGGAATACCCCGTGTACCTGATCGTGCTGGCCGTGGCGCAGTTCCTGCTCGGCAGCGGACCGTATGCGCTGAAGCGCGACTGACAACAGCGCTGCTCAACAAAAGCCCCGCTCACGCGGGGCTTTCCATTTTGGCTGCTATGCTTCTCGCAGGCCCAGTGGAGAAGCCCTAATGAATGCACTGACACTCGCCATGGTCGGCTTCGTCGGACTCCTGCACGTCTACATCCTGGTGCTGGAGATGTTTCTCTGGACCAGGCCGCATGGCCTGAAGGTCTTCGGCCAGAAGCCCGAGCAGGCCGAGGCCTCGAAAGTGCTGGCGAAAAACCAGGGGCTTTACAACGGCTTCCTCGCGGCCGGCATTTTCATCGGTCTCTGGCTCGGCGAGGCCGGCTCGCTGCTGGTGACCTTCTCGCTGGCCTGCGTGATCGCGGCCGGTGTTTACGGCGCCATCACCGCACGGGTGAAGATCCTGTTCATCCAGGGCCTGCCGGCGATGATCGCACTGGGGCTGTGGCTGCTGCGCTGAGCCGGAGCCGACTGCCTTCCTGGACCCCGCCCCGGCGGGGTTTTTCATGCCTGCCTGAAACTCGAACGTTGACAGCTCGCTGATCGGTCGCTATCTTACTGTACCAATACACCTAGTACAGCATAAACAGCGAGGCTTCAGCCATGTCCCGAACCGTCCCCTTGATGCTGCAACTCAGCGCGGCCGATCCGCGCCCCATCACGCGCCAGATCACCGACGGCGTGCGGCGCCTGATCGCCAGCGGCGAACTCGAGGCCGGCGACCAGCTGCCCAGCGTGCGCGGCCTGGCCAAGCAGCTGACCGTCAATCCGAACACCATCGCCAAGGCCTACAGCGAACTCAGCAGCGAAGGCTGGCTGGATTCGCGCCAGGGCCTCGGCCTGTTTGTCGCCGAAGTGCGGCAGCGCTATTCCGAGAACGAACGCGAACGCCGCCTTGCCCAGGCCATCGATGGCTTTGCCGCCGAAGTTATCGGCCTCGGTTATTCCACGGACGAAGTGCTGGCGCGCGTCGAAAGCGAACTCTCCCCGGTGCTTGGCCAGCGCTCTGCTTGAACAAAAGGAACATGTCCATGTCCACACCCGAACTCAAGGTCCTGCCGCCGAAGGCGGCCACGACGCCCAGCGCACCGCGCTATGTCATAGAGACCGAGCAACTTACGCTGCGCTATGGCAAGAAGCTGGCGCTGGATGCACTCGACCTGAAGATTCCGCAAGGTCGCATTCACGCCATCGTCGGCGCCAACGGCGCAGGCAAGACCTCGCTGTTTCGCATCCTGCTGGGCTTCCAGTCGGCCAGCAGCGGCAGTGCGCGCATTCTCGATCGGGATTGCGAATCCCTGACCGAGCATGATCGCGGCCGCATCGGTTTCGTCAACGAAGAACACAGCCTGCCGACCTGGTTGCGCATCAATGAAGTGGTCGGCATGCAGCGTCGCCTGTATCCGCAATGGAACGAGGCGCTTTATCGCAGCATTGTCGGGCACTTCAATGTCGAGCCCGACCAGAGAATTCGCGAGCTGTCGCGCGGCGAACGCGCCGGCGTGAATCTCGCGATGGCGATGGCGCAGTCGCCGGAACTACTGATTCTCGACGAACCCACGCTGGGGCTCGACGTGGTCGCCAAGCGCGCCTTCCTCGAAGCCGTGCTGGCGGCGATGGAAGACAGCGACTGCACCATCATCTACTGCTCCCACCAGATGGAAGAAATAGAGCGCCTCGCCGACAACCTGATCGTGATGGAGCGCGGCAAGTTGATGCACATGTCGGAGCCGGATGATTTCTGCGAGCGCGTCACGCTCTGGATCGCCGAGTTCCCGTTCCAGACGTCAGGAGCCGAGTTCCTGCCCGGCGTGCTGCAGATGCAGCGGATCGACGGCTTGTTCCATTTCATCGTGCTGGACCAGGACGAGAGCTTCGGCGCGAAGCTTGAAGAGAAAGGCGCGCGTCGCGCCTGGCAGGGGCCGGTCGATCTCGATCGCGCCGTGAATGCCTTCCTGACCCGCAATCACGCCCGTCCCTTGCCCCAAGAGACCGGGCCTGCAAAAGGAGTCGCATCGTGAAGGACCTCCTGATCTCCGAACTGCGTAGGTTCCGCTGGATTGCCATTGCGGCCGGCGTGGCCAACCTGCTGCTGCTGATGTTCTTCAATCGCCTCGAAGACCTGCTGCATGTCGCCAGCCTGCATGGCGTGTTCCTTTTCATCTATACCCTGCTCGGCCTGGGACTCGCGATCATGCAGGTCGGCAGTTACCGCAAGGCCAGCCAGTGGGCCTGGCTGATCCACCGACCCCTGTCGACGTCACGCATTTTCGCCGCGCTGTCCCTGTCAGCGCTTCTGGTTCTCGCATTGGTGATCGTGGCACCGGTACTAGCGATGGTCATCGCGACGGATGTCGGCACCAGTCGCATTGTCGACCTGCGGCATTATTTCTACCCCGTGCTCCTTCTTGCGTTTGCGATGATGGCCTGGCTCGCGGGAGCACATGCTTGCGTCAGTCGCTCGCGCATCGCCATCGCCGTGCTGTTCGCGCCGCTGCTGCTGGCGCTGCACATGGTGTCGGTATTCGCATTGCTGCTGCCGGTCGGCATCGCGCTGGCCTGGCTGGGATGGATCACGCTGAAAAGCTTCCGCGCCAATCGCGAAGCACCGATCCGGGACAACGCCACGCTGCTGCTGACCGCGCTGCCGCTGCAGATCGGCCTGTTCCTGCTATGCATCATGGTGCTGCGTTTTGTCCTTGTCAGCGGCGGCATCCTGCTGGGCACCGATCCGCTGAATACCGATTACCCGCCGCGCGGTGGCCTGATCGAAACCGAGCGTGCCGAACCCTCGGAGCAGATTGCCTGGGGTCTCGAGAAGAGCGAGCACCCGCGTGCCGAAAACTGGCGCGAGCAACTGCCGTTGCTGGAGCCGCTGCAATTCGGCCCCTGGTTGCAGCGCTTCCCGGTGCGTCACCAGTTCAGCAGCCTGAACCTGCCGAGCAACTGGTACGACAAGGAACGCAACACCTACTGGCGCTTCAGCCACGACCGCATGCTGTTCCTCGGTCGCAATCCGGAGAGTGGCGCGAGCAAGGGCGTTTTCGGCAGAGGAGGTGCCGGTGACACGACGCCCTTCGAGCACGTGCCGGTGGTTGCCGAGCATGGCGACCTGCTGACACCGCACGCGCTGCATGGCATCGACAGCGACACCGAAACACTGGTGCTGCGCTACGAGTTGCGGCAGGGAGAATCCTTCACCGGTTTGCCGCAACGCGAGTTCAATCGCATCATCCTGCTGACCAACCAGCGAGTGATCGTGTTGCGCGAGGACCTGCGCGCAGCAGCAAACATTCCGCCCTTGTTGCCGGACTGGGAAATCGCGCTGCCGGACGGGCCGCAGTACCTCGAGTACGTCACGCTGGCGGAGCTGATGGACGGCTGGCTGGTGTCTTTCGTTTACGGCAATGGCATGCGGCAGATCGGCTTCAACCAGTTCAGTGTCATCAATGACCCCTGGCAATATGTCATGCTGGTCGACAATGATGGCCAGGCCAGCATGGTTGCCGAACGCGACATCAATGCCGACTTCCCCGTCATACAACGGACCTACTGGTGGGTATCGCCGCTGCTGGAGACGGTGACGACGTTGCCCGAGGCCATACTGGACAAGGGCCTGACCTGGCCCATGCTGGTCACGCCGCTGCCGAAGTCCCGCACGCTGGTCGTTGCTGCCTTGCTGTCGATGTTGCTGGCGCTGGCTGCGGCCTGGTGGTGGACGCGTGGCACGACCATGAACGCATCGCGGCGTCGAGTCTGGCTGGCCAGCTGCCTGCTGCTCGGGCCGCCAGCCTTCCTGAGCCTGGTGCTGCTGGAACCGCGCGAGCTCGAAGCATGAGGCTTGTCCTGTGTTTATTGTTGCTGCCATTTGTAGCGAATGCTGCGGACGTCGACTTGCAAGCGGCGAAAGCAACTGCAGAAGCAGCCGAGCGCGCCGCGATGCATGCGCGGGATGATTTCCTGCAAAGCCCCGAGGTCCGCGAACCGGCCTTGTCACCGGGTGGGGCCTTCCTGAGCTTCAAGCGCGATAGCGACCAGGAGATTTCCTTGTTCATTCGTCACATCGACAGCGGCGCCACTCATCGCGTGATGAAGGACGCCCGCGATGTCAGCGTGCACTGGTCCGGCGACAGCCGTCATCTCTGGCTCGTGCAAGCGGACGGGATCGGTATCCATGACGTAATGGAAGAAAATGGACAACGCATCTTTCGCTTTGACGAATCGCGACGCCAGCGATTCAAGCTGGTCGACAGTCATGCCCCCGGTCATGCCTTGCTCTCGGAAAAGGTGGCGATCGATGGTACCTGGCGTTATCGCTATCTCAGCATCGATACCCGCGGAAAGGTGACGGCAAGCGTCGAAACCGGGAAAGTTCTGCTCGATGCGCTGCTGGATCGCCATGGCAGGGTTCGCTATGCGACTGGCTACGACGGCGATGACTTCGATACCGTGACCTGGCGTATAGATGGCACGGAACGTACCGAGCTGATGCGCTGCCCCTTGCCGGAACGCTGCATTCCGGTTGCCTTTCATCGCGATGAAGATGATGAAACGCTCTGGATGCTGGCGCACCACGGCGGTGACCTGAAGACCCTGCAACGCTACAGAACATCGAAGCCCGGCTGGGAGATCCTGCATCGTGATCCGCGCGGCATTGCGGATGCCCGCTCGATCATCTTCGAGGCCGGTGGCAAGGAATGGCTCGCGATGGCCTACGAGCCAGACCGCATCGAATGGCACGGTCGCACCGAGGAACAGCAGAAACTGATCGGGTCACTGCAGGATTCCTTGCCTGGTACGAACCTGGACATCATGCCCGCGAACAACGGCAGCCGCTGGCTGGTGCGTGCCGGTCGCGGCGGCTGGCAGTTCGATCGCTACTTTCTGTTCGATACGGACAAGCAGGAACTGACACCGCTATTCAAAGAGGAGCGCATGGGCAAGATTCCGCCAGCGGACCTCGCCGACATCGTGCCCGTGCACTGGCGCGGCAAGGATGGCATGGCGCTGCATGGTTACATCTTCCTTCCGAAGGGCATCGACCTTGCCAGCGCGCCCTTGATCGCGCAGATACATGGCGGACCCTACGGCCGCTCATCGGGTAGTTCGGATGCAGGCGCCTACCTGCTCGCCAATCGCGGCTACATCGTCTTCAAACCGAACTTCCGCGCATCCACCGGGTACGGCGTGAACTACGTGAAGGCAACCGAGGGAAACTTCGGCAAGAGCGGCGTGCTCGATGACATTCTCACCGGCATGGATCACTTGATCGCGAATGGTATCGGCAATCCGGACAGGCAGGCCGTGATCGGGCATTCCTTCGGTGGCTACGCGAGCCTGCTGGCGATCACGCATCATCCGGAGCGCTTCGCCTTTGCCGTGCCGGGCGCGGCACCGGTCGACATGGCCTGGACCATGAAGGACATTGCCATCGAAGGTGGCAGTGCCTTGCCAATCGACGGCCCGCCGATCGAGGTTCTCTTCCCGCGCTACAACGTTCCTTATGGCGAGCCGGCCTGGCATGCGCGCATGCATCGCGACGCGCCAATCAGCCACGCGGCCAATTTGAAAACGCCCACCTACCTCTGGGCAGGCGCGCAGGATGACCGCGTCGCGGTAGAGAGCCTGGTGCGTTACGTGGTTGAAGCGAACAGGGAATACAAACCGCTGTTGCTGATCGATCCAGAATCCGGTCACAGCCCGCGGGGAAAGCTGAACTCTGAAGCCTATGCCTGGCTGATCGAAATGGCGGCCGACAGGCACTTCGGCGGCGGAGCCACGCCACCGTCAAAGCAGTTGCAGCAGTTCCTGGGCCGGAACCTCAAGCACTCGAACCAGGCTGGTCATTTCTAGACTGGTCACTTAGCGAACAATGCCTTGATCCTTGCCACGGATTTCTCCGACCAGACGTCGTCACGCTTGTAGTACTCGTCGTACACCCTGGCGCCTTCCGGGAAGCTGACCCAGGGCAGCTTGGTGGATGCAAAGACGTACACGTCCGGCGGGAATCGCGCCGGATCCTCCAGTGTGCCGACACGAACGAAGGCCAGCTTGTCGCCACCGCCGGCGTAATGGCCCCAGACCGCCACCTTGCAGGTGGGGCAGCGCGCGATTCTCTGCCCCTTGCCACTGGCCGACGGTGTATCGACGAGCTCCGGCTTGCCGCTCAGCAATTCCACTCGATCGGACTCGATCATGGCGTTGATGACAAAGGCGGATCCCGTCTCGCGCTGGCACCAGCTGCAGCTGCAACAATTCACCACCAGAGGCATGTCGGTCATACGGTATTGAATCTCGCCGCAGGTGCAACGACCGTCGAAGGCTTCTTCGCTCATCACCTACTCCTCGCCCTCGTAGTAACCGACCGCATCATCCTGGCGCGTGATGTGGAACATCGGTTCGCCGAAACCTTCGGTGTATGCCAGTACCTTGCCGGAGTCCGGATAAGTCACGACATCGGTCTTTTCGCCACTGGAAAAGGCCAGGTAGCGAATCGGTGCATCGGAGGTGTTGATGATCTGGTGCGCGCTGCCGACCGGGGCGGCGATCATGTCGCCGGCCTTGATCGCATGTTCCGCGCCGTCATGGCGCAGCGTTCCCTCGCCTTCGAGGACGAGAAAGAGCTCTTCGATCTCGGCATGGGCGTGATACGGAAAGGCGCGCTTGCCGGGTGGCACTTCGAAGACGTTGCAGCCGATTTTCTTCAGGCCCAGCAACTGCCCGAGTCGCCGCGCGGAGTATTCGTAACGTTCGCCATTCCCACCGCCACCTTGCAGCGCGTCGTGCACGCTGGTGATCAATTCAGTTTTCATCTACTGCCCTCGATTCGCCTGTTTGCTTCCGCAAGTCGTTTTGCCCTGCTAGTTTAACGTCTTTCGGGGAGGGTATTTCATGCGCGACATCAACTGGCGTTTCCAACTGGTCCTGCTGGCCAGCATTCCGTTCCAGTTCATCTTTCACGAGCTCGCGCACTGGCTGGCCGGGACCTTGCAGGGTTACGACATGATCATGACGCTGAACACGGTCAAATTCGCCATCGACGAGCCACCGGAAATGGCCCAGCACATCGTCACCGCCGCAGGCCCCCTGTTCACCATCCTGGTCGGCGTGTTCGCCTGGTGGCAACTGCGCAGGGACAAGCATGTCTTCTGGTATGCCGCACTTTACTACGCCGTATTCATGCGATTGGTCGCCATGCTGATCAGCGCCAGCAACCCCAATGACGAAGCGCGCCTGAGCATTGCCGCAGGACTTGGCACCTGGACCTTGCCCGCCATAGTCGTGCTTGGGCTGCTGGCACTGACCATCGATGCGGCTCGGCGGCGTGGTATCGGCTGGAAACCGAACCTCGGAGCCTACTTCACGTCCAGCATCGGCGTGACGGCTATCGTATTCGCGGACCGGCTGCTGTTCGGCTGAGAACAATCCACCAAAGCAAAGCCCCGCCCGGCGCGTGACCAGGCGGGGCTTTTCATTTACCAGCTCAATCGAACTGCTCAGCGAGGTCTTCGAGTGCGGCATGCCGTTGTCGGCAGGCGTCGAGTTTCATGCCCAGCACCACCCAGACATTGATGTGCAGCGCGAGCAACACGATCGCCATGATGCTCGCCTGCGTCACTGACACCTTCGCATCGAGCAGCAAACCGCCAATCGCCATGGCAAAAATCACCGCCAGCAACGGCAGGAAGCCCCGAGCTTTCGCCAGCGCGCGGCCATGATCCGCGGCCGTTTCGATGGACAGCTCGATCGCCGCGTGACTGTCCAGCGACAAGGCCTCCATCGCCATGCGCTCGCGCCGTTGCGTTTTCCACATTCCCAGCAAGGCGAAGAGCGCAATGGCGCTGCTGCCGAAGCCGGCAAGCGCATTGATGACCGAGACCTTGCCGGAGATCAGCACATCAATGCCGAACAGCACACTGGCGCCGGCCATGAAGAGGAAAAAGGTCAACAGCACCTGGTGCGCCAGCTGGCGGCGACGCTCCTGGCGAATCACCTTGTCGGTCAACTCCATCGGGATGTCGTTCATCATTCCTGTTTCTCCTGGTTCATGAGAGAAAGACGCGTGCGCAGGCGCGAAAGCCTGGCGCCGACATTCGTTTCGCTGAGGCCGAGCGATTCGGCCATGTCGCGATAGGAATGCTCGTCGAGGTACATCAGGAGCAGGGCACGGTCGATTTCCGGCAGCTGGCGGATCGCGGCATACAGTGCCGCGGTTCGCTCGGGTTTTTCCGAGGGCGGTGCGGCCGCTTCGCGTTCGGGATCCAGGCTTTCGGTTTGCGGGACCGCACGCGCGCGGCGTTGCCAGGAAATGGCCGTGTTCTGCGCAACCCGGTAGAGAAAAGTGTCCAGCGAGGACTCGCCGCGATGCCTGGGCATGGCTCGCCAGATCGCGACCAGCACGTCCTGCATCAGGTCGGGCTGGTCGTTCTCATTGGCAAAGCCGCGCACGACATGCAACAACAGGCCCTGGTGATCTGCCACCCAGGCCTTGAATGCTGCTTCGCTGATTCCTGCCATTGCCTGTTTCTCCTGTTCGGGTCACTGCGTTGGACGCACGGCCCTGGCATTCCTTACAAGCGGAAACGAAAAAACCCGCAGACCCGTTCAAAGCGGCCTGCGGGCATTATGCGACAGCGACTCAGCTGGCGCGCGGGTGCAGCCAGTGCGGCAGGAAGCTGTACGGATCCTTGTTCACGCTTTCATCGAACTCGATGTCGTTGCGCTTCAGGGCCGCCTGGACGGTGCCAGCCTTCATGGCGTCCAGCGTCTCGGTGCAGCCGCCGATGAACTCGCCCTCGACAAAGATCTGCGGAATGGTCGGCATCCTGGTCCGTGACTGCATGACCATGCGAATCTTCCGGCCCAGGTCATCCTTCTGGTAGGCGACCGAATCGAGATCGATGCTTCGATACGGAATGCCGTAGGCGGCAAAGGCGCGCCGAACCGTCCAGGAGAACTCGCACCATTCGTGCGAGAACATCACGATGGGCTGCGACTTTTCGTTCAGGTATTCGTCCACCAGCTTGACGGCTTCCGGATCCAGCTGGTCCGGCGTGATGTTGGCCAGGGTCGGCGGCGAGGACGACGGTGCATCGAAACGCGCACTCGGCGTGGACCGCGAGATCTCCAGCTCGGCTTCGTTCATTTCCTCTTCGATACCTTCGAACAACACGGTCGAGAGATACCGCTCGCCCGTGTCCGGCAGCATGCAGAGAATGTTCGTGCCGGCCGGCGATTCATTGGCGATTTCCAGTGCGGCTGCCAGCGTGGCGCCGGACGAAATACCGCAGAAAATGCCTTCCTTGCGCGCCAGGTTGCGTGAGCGGCGCAGGGACTCGCCGCCATCCACCGGCACGATGCGGTCGACCAGGCTGCGCGCATCTTCAGCCAGCTTCGGAATGAAATCCGGCGCCCAACCCTGGATCTGGTGTGGCCGGAAATTCGGATGCGAGCCATCGTGGCTGCCATCGGCCTTGTACTTCTGCGCGATGTCACTGCCGTAGGTCTGGGAATTGTCCGGCTCGCAGGCAGCGATCTTCGTCCGCGGGCTCTTTTCCTTCAGCACGCGGGAGATGCCCTTCAGCGTGCCGCCGGTGCCGAAGCCGGTCACGAACCAGTCGAGACCGATGTCGGCAAAGTCTTCCAGGATTTCCACAGCCGTCGTGCGCGAATGCATGTCGGCGTTGGCCTCGTTGGTGAACTGGCGGGTCAGGAACCAGCCGTTCATCTCGGCCAGCTCCTCGGCTTTCTTCAGCATGCCGCTGCCTTTTTCCGAGGCCGGCGTCAGCACCACCTTGGCGCCGAGGAAACGCAGCAGCTTGCGGCGCTCCAGGCTGAAATTCTCGGCCATGACCATGACCAGCGGATACCCCTTGGCGGCGCAGACCATCGCCAGGCCGATGCCGGTATTGCCGGAAGTGGCCTCGATCACCGTCTGGCCCGGCTTCAGCTCACCACTCTTCTCTGCGGCTTCGATCACGCCCAGTGCGAGGCGATCCTTCACCGAGGACATGGGATTGAAGGCCTCTGCCTTGACGTAAACATTCACGCCCGGCGGCGCCAGTTGGTTCAGCTTGATGACCGGCGTATTGCCGACGGTCCCCAGGATATTCTCATAGATGGCCATGTTGCCCCCCCTCACTTGCTATACGGTCCTGGACCGGCAAACGCGGGCCGCAGGCACTCTTGAACACCTGACATGGCGCGCAAATTGGGCCAATTGGCTCACCGTTGCTTGAATTGGCCACCTGGCGATACCGCCATCAACGTGACCCCCGTCACGATTTGGCCAAAAAAACACCACCCCACCCCCGTAACTATAGGCTTTGCTTGCACCCGGGGTACTCCTGATTGAACATGCGTGACCCGTGTCGCAGTTTATAGCGGCGGACGACGTAACATAATTCACTC contains the following coding sequences:
- a CDS encoding cupin domain-containing protein; translation: MKTELITSVHDALQGGGGNGERYEYSARRLGQLLGLKKIGCNVFEVPPGKRAFPYHAHAEIEELFLVLEGEGTLRHDGAEHAIKAGDMIAAPVGSAHQIINTSDAPIRYLAFSSGEKTDVVTYPDSGKVLAYTEGFGEPMFHITRQDDAVGYYEGEE
- a CDS encoding sigma-70 family RNA polymerase sigma factor yields the protein MAGISEAAFKAWVADHQGLLLHVVRGFANENDQPDLMQDVLVAIWRAMPRHRGESSLDTFLYRVAQNTAISWQRRARAVPQTESLDPEREAAAPPSEKPERTAALYAAIRQLPEIDRALLLMYLDEHSYRDMAESLGLSETNVGARLSRLRTRLSLMNQEKQE
- the cysK gene encoding cysteine synthase A translates to MAIYENILGTVGNTPVIKLNQLAPPGVNVYVKAEAFNPMSSVKDRLALGVIEAAEKSGELKPGQTVIEATSGNTGIGLAMVCAAKGYPLVMVMAENFSLERRKLLRFLGAKVVLTPASEKGSGMLKKAEELAEMNGWFLTRQFTNEANADMHSRTTAVEILEDFADIGLDWFVTGFGTGGTLKGISRVLKEKSPRTKIAACEPDNSQTYGSDIAQKYKADGSHDGSHPNFRPHQIQGWAPDFIPKLAEDARSLVDRIVPVDGGESLRRSRNLARKEGIFCGISSGATLAAALEIANESPAGTNILCMLPDTGERYLSTVLFEGIEEEMNEAELEISRSTPSARFDAPSSSPPTLANITPDQLDPEAVKLVDEYLNEKSQPIVMFSHEWCEFSWTVRRAFAAYGIPYRSIDLDSVAYQKDDLGRKIRMVMQSRTRMPTIPQIFVEGEFIGGCTETLDAMKAGTVQAALKRNDIEFDESVNKDPYSFLPHWLHPRAS
- a CDS encoding DUF1304 domain-containing protein — its product is MNALTLAMVGFVGLLHVYILVLEMFLWTRPHGLKVFGQKPEQAEASKVLAKNQGLYNGFLAAGIFIGLWLGEAGSLLVTFSLACVIAAGVYGAITARVKILFIQGLPAMIALGLWLLR
- a CDS encoding GFA family protein; the protein is MMSEEAFDGRCTCGEIQYRMTDMPLVVNCCSCSWCQRETGSAFVINAMIESDRVELLSGKPELVDTPSASGKGQRIARCPTCKVAVWGHYAGGGDKLAFVRVGTLEDPARFPPDVYVFASTKLPWVSFPEGARVYDEYYKRDDVWSEKSVARIKALFAK
- a CDS encoding prolyl oligopeptidase family serine peptidase is translated as MQAAKATAEAAERAAMHARDDFLQSPEVREPALSPGGAFLSFKRDSDQEISLFIRHIDSGATHRVMKDARDVSVHWSGDSRHLWLVQADGIGIHDVMEENGQRIFRFDESRRQRFKLVDSHAPGHALLSEKVAIDGTWRYRYLSIDTRGKVTASVETGKVLLDALLDRHGRVRYATGYDGDDFDTVTWRIDGTERTELMRCPLPERCIPVAFHRDEDDETLWMLAHHGGDLKTLQRYRTSKPGWEILHRDPRGIADARSIIFEAGGKEWLAMAYEPDRIEWHGRTEEQQKLIGSLQDSLPGTNLDIMPANNGSRWLVRAGRGGWQFDRYFLFDTDKQELTPLFKEERMGKIPPADLADIVPVHWRGKDGMALHGYIFLPKGIDLASAPLIAQIHGGPYGRSSGSSDAGAYLLANRGYIVFKPNFRASTGYGVNYVKATEGNFGKSGVLDDILTGMDHLIANGIGNPDRQAVIGHSFGGYASLLAITHHPERFAFAVPGAAPVDMAWTMKDIAIEGGSALPIDGPPIEVLFPRYNVPYGEPAWHARMHRDAPISHAANLKTPTYLWAGAQDDRVAVESLVRYVVEANREYKPLLLIDPESGHSPRGKLNSEAYAWLIEMAADRHFGGGATPPSKQLQQFLGRNLKHSNQAGHF
- a CDS encoding GntR family transcriptional regulator, with the translated sequence MSRTVPLMLQLSAADPRPITRQITDGVRRLIASGELEAGDQLPSVRGLAKQLTVNPNTIAKAYSELSSEGWLDSRQGLGLFVAEVRQRYSENERERRLAQAIDGFAAEVIGLGYSTDEVLARVESELSPVLGQRSA
- a CDS encoding DUF2165 domain-containing protein, encoding MLIRYMKIVLVVFVGLQGFLYVAGNTANWDAAVGAVGYVLSHQENAVYSNQIFPSITSPALVTLALIFIITGEFLVGALSFKGAWDLWKVRKAGALEFNGAKTFAVAGPAMAMIVWFGGFVVIGGALFQMWQSPVGAGSFEGAFIYGGVSALVLLFVSQPDS
- a CDS encoding ABC transporter ATP-binding protein, whose amino-acid sequence is MSTPELKVLPPKAATTPSAPRYVIETEQLTLRYGKKLALDALDLKIPQGRIHAIVGANGAGKTSLFRILLGFQSASSGSARILDRDCESLTEHDRGRIGFVNEEHSLPTWLRINEVVGMQRRLYPQWNEALYRSIVGHFNVEPDQRIRELSRGERAGVNLAMAMAQSPELLILDEPTLGLDVVAKRAFLEAVLAAMEDSDCTIIYCSHQMEEIERLADNLIVMERGKLMHMSEPDDFCERVTLWIAEFPFQTSGAEFLPGVLQMQRIDGLFHFIVLDQDESFGAKLEEKGARRAWQGPVDLDRAVNAFLTRNHARPLPQETGPAKGVAS
- a CDS encoding DoxX family protein, translating into MTKEQRAEYGIVLLRISFGVMLIAHGLILKYFTYGLDGTVGFFQSIGYPGWLAYVVFLMETVGGFMILLGVFTRWASLAMVPIMIGATMVHIGNGWVFSAEGGGWEYPVYLIVLAVAQFLLGSGPYALKRD